In the Populus trichocarpa isolate Nisqually-1 chromosome 1, P.trichocarpa_v4.1, whole genome shotgun sequence genome, one interval contains:
- the LOC7495787 gene encoding uncharacterized protein LOC7495787 isoform X3, with product MVATLARITVATCPVSFLLSVTTRNGERNSSSYSWFIDTIPPTATIFSEQNYTNAGNITIDVTFSEACTGLGGFKCANSSNCDVILNGPAYLHASSLHIIKPNIKYRLDLTLSLKSLRGRILVRMADNFCTDKAGNSFTRTNSSSLIIHFDRRPVLVDLWMPVPSYVMEINGVPRTVLATNKIGDMKICLDFSIPIGNSTEEVLNSLHVNSDNVLPVLIGNHWNRKFFFELRNASKAETITVELDSGLVGRTGTPVSQAASLTILFDSTKPEVRLSTSSPNVTEASDMKVIVGFTKPVFGFAASMVQVEGGKVTRFKELSRALYSLTVLAVTQNVVSITIPAGKVHDISGNQNLASNLLEVKHYSTPAISMALYSFVTSGVIATSLTAAALSLSTANLGAIRSLAAGDTDNFASKPSMNLHGFFGHLQVFVLSDWLSASHPIEYSETTKGLRWLIPRQKLPWKDGGTSIWPNHVYLAKENLRILSLEYHNWFNTNLNSSSNMEDQLPFQTEINLNFGWRHGYSTSMKSTPYGLPLNSREYFTYFLRGEPSSATNLIKETENCKGWQDLEKNLFWLGVGGGSLLIIHVLTLLFLRWRTGAPAHGIFSVPRFELLLLILMLPCISQSSAFVMKGGSPRGIIIGALLLVVPGALILFTILFLIIAIFSGSFALYKEIRDIAVGDPWYKKLWSVFVGKQVIGKWFYKEGLPTSLLPRFGILFENLRGPPLFVIVDHCDPNTLPTWIESGQSGIGRMRAVSSDDSNEETKMPWSRRLVGCARSSYVILDLVRRIGLGILSGAYRSPESSQSLLALAITLIQFIYLLTLKPYIRRRVHLVESISLLCEAGIFGFSIATERSNHMEESILGYTMLALLFLTFIVHIVNEWYALVKCLLRLSQPRRNSFKFGLKLAAKGLVLPFLPRKHWSKVIPNFSQPKTGLSAVPPLSPESVDRRTHHGDALSTISATVVPVLSPGSPSLDVIQETSYTTAETSLHSAQSVGEGKGSQGLNLEKKSELKKLRQLARASFSGNSKGQESTSYAFRDQFFSPKTPDSSQASTS from the exons ATGGTAGCAACGCTTGCAAGAATAACAGTTGCCACATGTCCTGTGAG TTTTCTTCTCAGTGTCACAACTCGTAATGGAGAGCGAAACTCATCATCTTATTCTTGGTTCATAG ACACAATTCCACCAACTGCAACAATATTTAGTGAACAGAATTACACAAATGCTGGAAATATAACCATTGATGTAACATTCAGTGAAGCTTGCACCGGGTTGGGTGGATTCAAGTGTGCGAACTCATCAAATTGCGAT GTCATTTTGAATGGTCCAGCATATCTTCATGCTTCTTCTCTACACATCATCAAACCTAATATAAAATACAGACTTGACTTGACTCTCTCCTTGAAAAGTTTACGTGGCCGCATCTTAGTCAGAATGGCAGATAATTTTTGTACAGATAAGGCTGGAAACTCTTTTACAAGGACAAACAGTTCCTCTTTAATTATTCACTTTG ATAGAAGACCAGTGCTGGTAGATTTGTGGATGCCAGTTCCATCCTATGTAATGGAGATCAATGGGGTCCCAAGAACTGTTCTGGCAACTAACAAAATTGGGGACATGAAAATTTGTTTGGACTTCAGCATTCCCATTGGAAATTCAACAGAAGAAGTCCTAAATTCCTTGCACGTAAACTCAGATAATGTTTTACCTGTTCTTATTGGAAATCATTGGAATCGCAAGTTCTTTTTTGAA CTCAGGAATGCATCGAAAGCTGAAACCATTACGGTTGAACTAGATTCTGGATTAGTTGGCAGAACAGGCACTCCTGTTTCACAAGCGGCCTCACTGACAATTCTCTTTG ATTCAACAAAGCCTGAGGTGAGACTGAGCACCAGCTCACCAAATGTTACAGAGGCATCTGACATGAAGGTGATAGTAGGGTTTACGAAGCCGGTGTTTGGCTTTGCGGCCTCCATGGTACAAGTGGAAGGAGGAAAAGTTACAAG GTTTAAGGAACTTTCAAGAGCTCTATACTCGCTGACTGTCCTTGCTGTTACTCAGAATGTGGTCTCCATCACAATTCCTGCCGGGAAAGTACATGATATTTcaggaaatcaaaatttagcTTCTAACCTACTTGAAGTGAAACACT ATTCAACCCCGGCAATATCAATGGCATTATACTCTTTTGTGACTTCTGGAGTAATAGCAACATCGCTGACAGCTGCTGCACTTTCACTGTCCACTGCAAATCTTGGAGCTATACGCTCTCTTGCAGCCGGAGATACTGACAATTTTGCTTCTAAACCATCTATGAATCTGCAT GGATTTTTTGGACACCTTCAAGTATTTGTTCTCTCTGATTGGCTCTCTGCCAGTCATCCAATTGAGTACTCAGAGACAACAAAAGGTCTGAGGTGGCTCATACCTCGTCAAAAGCTTCCATGGAAAGATGGTGGCACTTCTATATGGCCCAACCATGTTTATTTGGCTAAAGAAAATCTCAGAATCTTATCACTTGAATATCACAATTGGtttaatacaaatttaaatagTTCTTCTAATATGGAAGATCAACTTCCATTTCAGACTGAAATCAACCTAAACTTTGGTTGGCGTCATGGATATAGTACAAGCATGAAAAGTACTCCATATGGTCTACCCCTCAATTCCAGAGAATATTTCACTTATTTCTTG AGAGGGGAACCATCATCTGCTACCAATCTCATCAAGGAAACTGAGAACTGCAAAGG GTGGCAAGACTTGGAGAAGAACTTGTTCTGGCTTGGTGTGGGAGGAGGCAGTTTACTTATAATTCATGTGCTAACATTACTTTTCCTAAGATGGAGGACAGGAGCACCAGCTCATGGGATATTTTCGGTTCCCAGGTTTGAGCTGCTACTTCTAATTCTCATGTTACCTTGTATCTCTCAGTCCTCAGCATTTGTTATGAAAG GGGGCTCACCTAGAGGAATCATCATCGGGGCTTTGTTGCTAGTAGTCCCAGGAGCACTTATTTTATTCACCATCCTTTTTCTCATAATTGCTATCTTCTCTGGGAGTTTTGCTCTGTACAAGGAAATCAGGGATATTGCTGTAGGGGATCCATGGTATAAAAAGTTGTGGTCTGTCTTTGTTGGTAAGCAAGTAATTGGTAAATGGTTTTATAAGGAGGGGTTGCCCACATCTCTCCTTCCACGCTTTGGAATTCTCTTTGAAAATCTAAGGGGTCCTCCATTATTTGTCATTGTTGATCATTGTGACCCAAACACCTTGCCTACGTGGATTGAAAGTGGTCAAAGTGGAATTGGAAGAATGAGAGCTGTGAGCTCAGATGACAGCAATGAAGAAACTAAAATGCCTTGGTCCAGGCGACTCGTGGGGTGTGCTAGATCTTCCTATGTTATTCTGGATCTTGTGAGAAGAATCGGTTTGGGAATACTATCCGGAGCATACAGATCACCAGAATCAAGTCAAAGCCTTTTAGCGTTGGCAATCACATTGATACAATTCATTTATCTGCTTACACTCAAACCATACATCAGAAGGAGAGTCCATTTGGTGGAAAGTATCTCTCTCTTATGCGAGGCAGGCATCTTCGGTTTTTCTATTGCTACAGAAAGATCAAATCATATGGAAGAAAGCATACTCGGATACACAATGTTGGCTCTCCTCTTCCTAACCTTCATTGTTCATATTGTAAATGAATGGTATGCATTGGTAAAATGCCTTCTAAGACTTTCTCAGCCTCGGAGGAATTCTTTCAAATTCGGATTGAAGCTTGCCGCTAAAGGTCTTGTGTTGCCTTTCCTACCAAGGAAGCACTGGTCAAAAGTTATTCCAAATTTCTCCCAACCAAAAACAGGCCTATCTGCTGTCCCTCCTCTAAGTCCAGAATCAGTAGATAGAAGAACACACCATGGTGATGCACTTAGTACTATATCTGCAACAGTGGTTCCTGTGCTCAGTCCTGGTTCGCCAAGTCTAGATGTTATTCAAGAAACAAGTTACACAACTGCAGAGACATCCCTTCATAGTGCTCAGAGCGTTGGGGAAGGAAAAGGTTCACAGGGactaaatttagagaaaaagagTGAACTAAAGAAACTAAGGCAGTTGGCAAGGGCTAGTTTCTCTGGGAATTCAAAAGGTCAGGAAAGCACAAGCTACGCATTTAGGGACCAATTCTTCTCTCCTAAAACCCCAGATAGTTCTCAAGCCTCCACTTCTTAG
- the LOC7495787 gene encoding uncharacterized protein LOC7495787 isoform X4, which produces MPVPSYVMEINGVPRTVLATNKIGDMKICLDFSIPIGNSTEEVLNSLHVNSDNVLPVLIGNHWNRKFFFELRNASKAETITVELDSGLVGRTGTPVSQAASLTILFDSTKPEVRLSTSSPNVTEASDMKVIVGFTKPVFGFAASMVQVEGGKVTRFKELSRALYSLTVLAVTQNVVSITIPAGKVHDISGNQNLASNLLEVKHYSTPAISMALYSFVTSGVIATSLTAAALSLSTANLGAIRSLAAGDTDNFASKPSMNLHGFFGHLQVFVLSDWLSASHPIEYSETTKGLRWLIPRQKLPWKDGGTSIWPNHVYLAKENLRILSLEYHNWFNTNLNSSSNMEDQLPFQTEINLNFGWRHGYSTSMKSTPYGLPLNSREYFTYFLRGEPSSATNLIKETENCKGWQDLEKNLFWLGVGGGSLLIIHVLTLLFLRWRTGAPAHGIFSVPRFELLLLILMLPCISQSSAFVMKGGSPRGIIIGALLLVVPGALILFTILFLIIAIFSGSFALYKEIRDIAVGDPWYKKLWSVFVGKQVIGKWFYKEGLPTSLLPRFGILFENLRGPPLFVIVDHCDPNTLPTWIESGQSGIGRMRAVSSDDSNEETKMPWSRRLVGCARSSYVILDLVRRIGLGILSGAYRSPESSQSLLALAITLIQFIYLLTLKPYIRRRVHLVESISLLCEAGIFGFSIATERSNHMEESILGYTMLALLFLTFIVHIVNEWYALVKCLLRLSQPRRNSFKFGLKLAAKGLVLPFLPRKHWSKVIPNFSQPKTGLSAVPPLSPESVDRRTHHGDALSTISATVVPVLSPGSPSLDVIQETSYTTAETSLHSAQSVGEGKGSQGLNLEKKSELKKLRQLARASFSGNSKGQESTSYAFRDQFFSPKTPDSSQASTS; this is translated from the exons ATGCCAGTTCCATCCTATGTAATGGAGATCAATGGGGTCCCAAGAACTGTTCTGGCAACTAACAAAATTGGGGACATGAAAATTTGTTTGGACTTCAGCATTCCCATTGGAAATTCAACAGAAGAAGTCCTAAATTCCTTGCACGTAAACTCAGATAATGTTTTACCTGTTCTTATTGGAAATCATTGGAATCGCAAGTTCTTTTTTGAA CTCAGGAATGCATCGAAAGCTGAAACCATTACGGTTGAACTAGATTCTGGATTAGTTGGCAGAACAGGCACTCCTGTTTCACAAGCGGCCTCACTGACAATTCTCTTTG ATTCAACAAAGCCTGAGGTGAGACTGAGCACCAGCTCACCAAATGTTACAGAGGCATCTGACATGAAGGTGATAGTAGGGTTTACGAAGCCGGTGTTTGGCTTTGCGGCCTCCATGGTACAAGTGGAAGGAGGAAAAGTTACAAG GTTTAAGGAACTTTCAAGAGCTCTATACTCGCTGACTGTCCTTGCTGTTACTCAGAATGTGGTCTCCATCACAATTCCTGCCGGGAAAGTACATGATATTTcaggaaatcaaaatttagcTTCTAACCTACTTGAAGTGAAACACT ATTCAACCCCGGCAATATCAATGGCATTATACTCTTTTGTGACTTCTGGAGTAATAGCAACATCGCTGACAGCTGCTGCACTTTCACTGTCCACTGCAAATCTTGGAGCTATACGCTCTCTTGCAGCCGGAGATACTGACAATTTTGCTTCTAAACCATCTATGAATCTGCAT GGATTTTTTGGACACCTTCAAGTATTTGTTCTCTCTGATTGGCTCTCTGCCAGTCATCCAATTGAGTACTCAGAGACAACAAAAGGTCTGAGGTGGCTCATACCTCGTCAAAAGCTTCCATGGAAAGATGGTGGCACTTCTATATGGCCCAACCATGTTTATTTGGCTAAAGAAAATCTCAGAATCTTATCACTTGAATATCACAATTGGtttaatacaaatttaaatagTTCTTCTAATATGGAAGATCAACTTCCATTTCAGACTGAAATCAACCTAAACTTTGGTTGGCGTCATGGATATAGTACAAGCATGAAAAGTACTCCATATGGTCTACCCCTCAATTCCAGAGAATATTTCACTTATTTCTTG AGAGGGGAACCATCATCTGCTACCAATCTCATCAAGGAAACTGAGAACTGCAAAGG GTGGCAAGACTTGGAGAAGAACTTGTTCTGGCTTGGTGTGGGAGGAGGCAGTTTACTTATAATTCATGTGCTAACATTACTTTTCCTAAGATGGAGGACAGGAGCACCAGCTCATGGGATATTTTCGGTTCCCAGGTTTGAGCTGCTACTTCTAATTCTCATGTTACCTTGTATCTCTCAGTCCTCAGCATTTGTTATGAAAG GGGGCTCACCTAGAGGAATCATCATCGGGGCTTTGTTGCTAGTAGTCCCAGGAGCACTTATTTTATTCACCATCCTTTTTCTCATAATTGCTATCTTCTCTGGGAGTTTTGCTCTGTACAAGGAAATCAGGGATATTGCTGTAGGGGATCCATGGTATAAAAAGTTGTGGTCTGTCTTTGTTGGTAAGCAAGTAATTGGTAAATGGTTTTATAAGGAGGGGTTGCCCACATCTCTCCTTCCACGCTTTGGAATTCTCTTTGAAAATCTAAGGGGTCCTCCATTATTTGTCATTGTTGATCATTGTGACCCAAACACCTTGCCTACGTGGATTGAAAGTGGTCAAAGTGGAATTGGAAGAATGAGAGCTGTGAGCTCAGATGACAGCAATGAAGAAACTAAAATGCCTTGGTCCAGGCGACTCGTGGGGTGTGCTAGATCTTCCTATGTTATTCTGGATCTTGTGAGAAGAATCGGTTTGGGAATACTATCCGGAGCATACAGATCACCAGAATCAAGTCAAAGCCTTTTAGCGTTGGCAATCACATTGATACAATTCATTTATCTGCTTACACTCAAACCATACATCAGAAGGAGAGTCCATTTGGTGGAAAGTATCTCTCTCTTATGCGAGGCAGGCATCTTCGGTTTTTCTATTGCTACAGAAAGATCAAATCATATGGAAGAAAGCATACTCGGATACACAATGTTGGCTCTCCTCTTCCTAACCTTCATTGTTCATATTGTAAATGAATGGTATGCATTGGTAAAATGCCTTCTAAGACTTTCTCAGCCTCGGAGGAATTCTTTCAAATTCGGATTGAAGCTTGCCGCTAAAGGTCTTGTGTTGCCTTTCCTACCAAGGAAGCACTGGTCAAAAGTTATTCCAAATTTCTCCCAACCAAAAACAGGCCTATCTGCTGTCCCTCCTCTAAGTCCAGAATCAGTAGATAGAAGAACACACCATGGTGATGCACTTAGTACTATATCTGCAACAGTGGTTCCTGTGCTCAGTCCTGGTTCGCCAAGTCTAGATGTTATTCAAGAAACAAGTTACACAACTGCAGAGACATCCCTTCATAGTGCTCAGAGCGTTGGGGAAGGAAAAGGTTCACAGGGactaaatttagagaaaaagagTGAACTAAAGAAACTAAGGCAGTTGGCAAGGGCTAGTTTCTCTGGGAATTCAAAAGGTCAGGAAAGCACAAGCTACGCATTTAGGGACCAATTCTTCTCTCCTAAAACCCCAGATAGTTCTCAAGCCTCCACTTCTTAG
- the LOC7495787 gene encoding uncharacterized protein LOC7495787 isoform X1 — translation MLKCEVKYMATSAIGLLQLLKLVMCIAVMILCALDSTKSIVIVNFHQAPPEQSRISTAVFQYSTEFPDGSNACKNNSCHMSCELDGRTLRSCPADIIVFKNLTVNHKHSFLLSVTTRNGERNSSSYSWFIDTIPPTATIFSEQNYTNAGNITIDVTFSEACTGLGGFKCANSSNCDVILNGPAYLHASSLHIIKPNIKYRLDLTLSLKSLRGRILVRMADNFCTDKAGNSFTRTNSSSLIIHFDRRPVLVDLWMPVPSYVMEINGVPRTVLATNKIGDMKICLDFSIPIGNSTEEVLNSLHVNSDNVLPVLIGNHWNRKFFFELRNASKAETITVELDSGLVGRTGTPVSQAASLTILFDSTKPEVRLSTSSPNVTEASDMKVIVGFTKPVFGFAASMVQVEGGKVTRFKELSRALYSLTVLAVTQNVVSITIPAGKVHDISGNQNLASNLLEVKHYSTPAISMALYSFVTSGVIATSLTAAALSLSTANLGAIRSLAAGDTDNFASKPSMNLHGFFGHLQVFVLSDWLSASHPIEYSETTKGLRWLIPRQKLPWKDGGTSIWPNHVYLAKENLRILSLEYHNWFNTNLNSSSNMEDQLPFQTEINLNFGWRHGYSTSMKSTPYGLPLNSREYFTYFLRGEPSSATNLIKETENCKGWQDLEKNLFWLGVGGGSLLIIHVLTLLFLRWRTGAPAHGIFSVPRFELLLLILMLPCISQSSAFVMKGGSPRGIIIGALLLVVPGALILFTILFLIIAIFSGSFALYKEIRDIAVGDPWYKKLWSVFVGKQVIGKWFYKEGLPTSLLPRFGILFENLRGPPLFVIVDHCDPNTLPTWIESGQSGIGRMRAVSSDDSNEETKMPWSRRLVGCARSSYVILDLVRRIGLGILSGAYRSPESSQSLLALAITLIQFIYLLTLKPYIRRRVHLVESISLLCEAGIFGFSIATERSNHMEESILGYTMLALLFLTFIVHIVNEWYALVKCLLRLSQPRRNSFKFGLKLAAKGLVLPFLPRKHWSKVIPNFSQPKTGLSAVPPLSPESVDRRTHHGDALSTISATVVPVLSPGSPSLDVIQETSYTTAETSLHSAQSVGEGKGSQGLNLEKKSELKKLRQLARASFSGNSKGQESTSYAFRDQFFSPKTPDSSQASTS, via the exons ATGCTTAAATGTGAAGTGAAGTACATGGCAACTTCTGCAATTGGTTTACTCCAACTTCTCAAACTAGTTATGTGTATTGCAGTTATGATTTTGTGTGCATTAGACTCAACTAAGTCAATAGTTATCGTTAACTTTCATCAAGCTCCTCCTGAACAATCAAGGATCTCTACTGCTGTTTTCCAGTATTCAACAGAGTTTCCAGATGGTAGCAACGCTTGCAAGAATAACAGTTGCCACATGTCCTGTGAG CTCGATGGCCGAACTTTGAGATCATGTCCTGCTGATATAATAGTATTCAAGAACTTAACTGTAAACCACAAACACAGTTTTCTTCTCAGTGTCACAACTCGTAATGGAGAGCGAAACTCATCATCTTATTCTTGGTTCATAG ACACAATTCCACCAACTGCAACAATATTTAGTGAACAGAATTACACAAATGCTGGAAATATAACCATTGATGTAACATTCAGTGAAGCTTGCACCGGGTTGGGTGGATTCAAGTGTGCGAACTCATCAAATTGCGAT GTCATTTTGAATGGTCCAGCATATCTTCATGCTTCTTCTCTACACATCATCAAACCTAATATAAAATACAGACTTGACTTGACTCTCTCCTTGAAAAGTTTACGTGGCCGCATCTTAGTCAGAATGGCAGATAATTTTTGTACAGATAAGGCTGGAAACTCTTTTACAAGGACAAACAGTTCCTCTTTAATTATTCACTTTG ATAGAAGACCAGTGCTGGTAGATTTGTGGATGCCAGTTCCATCCTATGTAATGGAGATCAATGGGGTCCCAAGAACTGTTCTGGCAACTAACAAAATTGGGGACATGAAAATTTGTTTGGACTTCAGCATTCCCATTGGAAATTCAACAGAAGAAGTCCTAAATTCCTTGCACGTAAACTCAGATAATGTTTTACCTGTTCTTATTGGAAATCATTGGAATCGCAAGTTCTTTTTTGAA CTCAGGAATGCATCGAAAGCTGAAACCATTACGGTTGAACTAGATTCTGGATTAGTTGGCAGAACAGGCACTCCTGTTTCACAAGCGGCCTCACTGACAATTCTCTTTG ATTCAACAAAGCCTGAGGTGAGACTGAGCACCAGCTCACCAAATGTTACAGAGGCATCTGACATGAAGGTGATAGTAGGGTTTACGAAGCCGGTGTTTGGCTTTGCGGCCTCCATGGTACAAGTGGAAGGAGGAAAAGTTACAAG GTTTAAGGAACTTTCAAGAGCTCTATACTCGCTGACTGTCCTTGCTGTTACTCAGAATGTGGTCTCCATCACAATTCCTGCCGGGAAAGTACATGATATTTcaggaaatcaaaatttagcTTCTAACCTACTTGAAGTGAAACACT ATTCAACCCCGGCAATATCAATGGCATTATACTCTTTTGTGACTTCTGGAGTAATAGCAACATCGCTGACAGCTGCTGCACTTTCACTGTCCACTGCAAATCTTGGAGCTATACGCTCTCTTGCAGCCGGAGATACTGACAATTTTGCTTCTAAACCATCTATGAATCTGCAT GGATTTTTTGGACACCTTCAAGTATTTGTTCTCTCTGATTGGCTCTCTGCCAGTCATCCAATTGAGTACTCAGAGACAACAAAAGGTCTGAGGTGGCTCATACCTCGTCAAAAGCTTCCATGGAAAGATGGTGGCACTTCTATATGGCCCAACCATGTTTATTTGGCTAAAGAAAATCTCAGAATCTTATCACTTGAATATCACAATTGGtttaatacaaatttaaatagTTCTTCTAATATGGAAGATCAACTTCCATTTCAGACTGAAATCAACCTAAACTTTGGTTGGCGTCATGGATATAGTACAAGCATGAAAAGTACTCCATATGGTCTACCCCTCAATTCCAGAGAATATTTCACTTATTTCTTG AGAGGGGAACCATCATCTGCTACCAATCTCATCAAGGAAACTGAGAACTGCAAAGG GTGGCAAGACTTGGAGAAGAACTTGTTCTGGCTTGGTGTGGGAGGAGGCAGTTTACTTATAATTCATGTGCTAACATTACTTTTCCTAAGATGGAGGACAGGAGCACCAGCTCATGGGATATTTTCGGTTCCCAGGTTTGAGCTGCTACTTCTAATTCTCATGTTACCTTGTATCTCTCAGTCCTCAGCATTTGTTATGAAAG GGGGCTCACCTAGAGGAATCATCATCGGGGCTTTGTTGCTAGTAGTCCCAGGAGCACTTATTTTATTCACCATCCTTTTTCTCATAATTGCTATCTTCTCTGGGAGTTTTGCTCTGTACAAGGAAATCAGGGATATTGCTGTAGGGGATCCATGGTATAAAAAGTTGTGGTCTGTCTTTGTTGGTAAGCAAGTAATTGGTAAATGGTTTTATAAGGAGGGGTTGCCCACATCTCTCCTTCCACGCTTTGGAATTCTCTTTGAAAATCTAAGGGGTCCTCCATTATTTGTCATTGTTGATCATTGTGACCCAAACACCTTGCCTACGTGGATTGAAAGTGGTCAAAGTGGAATTGGAAGAATGAGAGCTGTGAGCTCAGATGACAGCAATGAAGAAACTAAAATGCCTTGGTCCAGGCGACTCGTGGGGTGTGCTAGATCTTCCTATGTTATTCTGGATCTTGTGAGAAGAATCGGTTTGGGAATACTATCCGGAGCATACAGATCACCAGAATCAAGTCAAAGCCTTTTAGCGTTGGCAATCACATTGATACAATTCATTTATCTGCTTACACTCAAACCATACATCAGAAGGAGAGTCCATTTGGTGGAAAGTATCTCTCTCTTATGCGAGGCAGGCATCTTCGGTTTTTCTATTGCTACAGAAAGATCAAATCATATGGAAGAAAGCATACTCGGATACACAATGTTGGCTCTCCTCTTCCTAACCTTCATTGTTCATATTGTAAATGAATGGTATGCATTGGTAAAATGCCTTCTAAGACTTTCTCAGCCTCGGAGGAATTCTTTCAAATTCGGATTGAAGCTTGCCGCTAAAGGTCTTGTGTTGCCTTTCCTACCAAGGAAGCACTGGTCAAAAGTTATTCCAAATTTCTCCCAACCAAAAACAGGCCTATCTGCTGTCCCTCCTCTAAGTCCAGAATCAGTAGATAGAAGAACACACCATGGTGATGCACTTAGTACTATATCTGCAACAGTGGTTCCTGTGCTCAGTCCTGGTTCGCCAAGTCTAGATGTTATTCAAGAAACAAGTTACACAACTGCAGAGACATCCCTTCATAGTGCTCAGAGCGTTGGGGAAGGAAAAGGTTCACAGGGactaaatttagagaaaaagagTGAACTAAAGAAACTAAGGCAGTTGGCAAGGGCTAGTTTCTCTGGGAATTCAAAAGGTCAGGAAAGCACAAGCTACGCATTTAGGGACCAATTCTTCTCTCCTAAAACCCCAGATAGTTCTCAAGCCTCCACTTCTTAG